The following coding sequences lie in one Pseudorca crassidens isolate mPseCra1 chromosome 2, mPseCra1.hap1, whole genome shotgun sequence genomic window:
- the LRRC8D gene encoding volume-regulated anion channel subunit LRRC8D, whose translation MFTLAEVASLNDIQPTYRILKPWWDVFMDYLAVVMLMVAIFAGTMQLTKDQVVCLPVLPSPVNSKAHTPPGSADVTTNIPKMESATDQDQDGRMTNEISFGASAVTPDIPLRATYPHTDSTVPNQEAKKDPTGRKTNLDFQQYVFINQMCYHLALPWYSKYFPYLALIHTIILMVSSNFWFKYPKTCSKVEHFVSILGKCFESPWTTKALSETACEDSEENKQRITGAQTLPKHVSTSSDEGSPSASTPMISKTGLKFSAEKPVIEVPSMTILDKKDGEQAKALFEKVRKFRAHVEDSDLIYKLYVVQTVIKTAKFIFILCYTANFVNAISFEHVCKPKVEHLTGYEVFECTHNMAYMLKKLLISYISIICVYGFICLYTLFWLFRIPLKEYSFEKVREESSFSDIPDVKNDFAFLLHMVDQYDQLYSKRFGVFLSEVSENKLREISLNHEWTFEKLRQHVSRNAQDKQELHLFMLSGVPDAVFDLTDLDVLKLELIPEAKIPAKISQMTNLQELHLCHCPAKVEQTAFSFLRDHLRCLHVKFTDVAEIPAWVYLLKNLRELYLIGNLNSENNKMIGLESLRELRHLKILHVKSNLTKVPSNITDVAPHLTRLVVHNDGTKLLVLNSLKKMMNVAELELQNCELERIPHAIFSLSNLQELDLKSNNIRTIEEIISFQHLKRLTCLKLWHNKIVTIPPSITHVKNLESLYFSNNKLESLPVAVFSLQKLRCLDVSYNNISMIPIEIGLLQNLQHLHITGNKVDVLPKQLFKCIKLRTLNLGQNCITSLPEKIGQLSQLTQLELKGNCLDRLPAQLGQCRLLKKSGLVVEDHLFDTLPLEVKEALNQDINIPFANGI comes from the coding sequence ATGTTTACCCTTGCGGAAGTTGCTTCACTTAATGACATTCAACCAACTTACCGAATCCTGAAACCATGGTGGGACGTGTTTATGGATTACCTGGCTGTCGTTATGTTGATGGTAGCCATCTTTGCAGGAACCATGCAACTTACCAAAGATCAGGTGGTCTGCTTGCCAGTATTGCCATCTCCTGTAAAttcaaaggcacacacaccaccagGAAGTGCCGACGTTACCACCAACATCCCGAAGATGGAGTCAGCCACAGACCAAGACCAAGATGGGCGGATGACGAATGAGATTTCCTTTGGCGCATCTGCTGTGACACCTGACATACCTCTCAGAGCCACATATCCTCACACAGATTCCACGGTTCCAAATCAGGAGGCAAAGAAAGACCCAACAGGCCGAAAAACAAACTTGGATTTTCagcaatatgtatttattaatcaGATGTGTTACCACCTGGCCCTTCCGTGGTATTCTAAGTACTTTCCGTACCTTGCTCTTATACATACTATTATTCTCATGGTCAGTAGCAACTTTTGGTTCAAGTATCCCAAAACATGCTCAAAAGTAGAACATTTCGTTTCAATATTAGGAAAGTGCTTTGAATCTCCTTGGACTACTAAAGCGTTGTCTGAGACAGCATGCGAAGACTCGGAGGAAAACAAGCAGAGAATAACAGGTGCCCAGACTCTACCAAAGCACGTATCTACCAGCAGTGATGAAGGGAGCCCCAGCGCCAGCACCCCAATGATCAGCAAAACTGGCCTCAAATTCTCAGCTGAAAAGCCCGTGATTGAAGTCCCCAGCATGACCATCCTGGACAAAAAGGACGGGGAACAGGCCAAAGCCCTGTTTGAGAAAGTGAGGAAGTTCCGTGCTCACGTGGAAGACAGTGACTTGATCTATAAACTCTACGTGGTCCAAACAGTTATCAAAACAGCCAAGTTCATCTTTATCCTCTGCTACACTGCAAACTTCGTCAATGCGATCAGCTTTGAACACGTCTGCAAGCCCAAAGTCGAGCACCTGACGGGTTACGAGGTGTTTGAGTGCACCCACAACATGGCATACATGCTGAAAAAACTGCTCATCAGTTACATATCCATTATTTGCGTTTATGGTTTTATCTGCCTCTACACTCTCTTCTGGTTATTCAGGATACCTTTGAAGGAATATTCTTTTGAAAAAGTCAGAGAAGAGAGCAGTTTCAGTGACATTCCAGATGTCAAAAATGATTTTGCGTTCCTTCTACACATGGTAGACCAGTATGACCAGCTGTATTCCAAGCGTTTCGGGGTGTTCTTGTCAGAAGTCAGTGAAAATAAACTGAGGGAAATCAGTTTGAACCACGAGTGGACatttgagaaactgaggcagcacGTGTCACGCAACGCCCAGGACAAGCAGGAGCTCCATCTGTTTATGCTCTCAGGTGTGCCCGATGCTGTCTTCGACCTCACAGACCTGGATGTGCTAAAACTCGAGCTGATTCCAGAAGCTAAAATTCCTGCTAAGATTTCTCAGATGACTAATCTCCAAGAGCTTCACCTCTGCCACTGCCCTGCAAAAGTGGAACAGACTGCTTTTAGCTTTCTCCGTGATCACTTGAGATGCCTTCACGTGAAGTTCACCGACGTGGCAGAAATTCCCGCCTGGGTGTATCTGCTCAAAAACCTTCGCGAGCTGTACTTGATAGGCAACTTGAACTCTGAAAACAATAAGATGATAGGACTTGAATCTCTCCGAGAGTTGCGGCACCTTAAGATTCTCCACGTGAAGAGCAATCTGACCAAAGTCCCCTCCAACATTACAGATGTGGCTCCACATCTCACCAGGTTAGTCGTTCATAATGACGGCACTAAACTCTTGGTACTGAACAGCCTTAAGAAGATGATGAATGTCGCCGAGCTcgaactccagaactgtgagctagAGAGAATTCCACATGCTATTTTCAGCCTCTCTAATTTGCAGGAACTAGATTTAAAGTCAAATAACATACGCACAATTGAAGAAATCATCAGTTTCCAGCATTTAAAACGACTGACTTGTTTAAAATTGTGGCATAATAAAATCGTTACCATTCCACCCTCCATCACCCACGTCAAAAACCTGGAGTCACTTTATTTCTCTAACAACAAGCTCGAATCCCTACCTGTGGCAGTGTTTAGTTTACAGAAACTCAGATGCTTAGATGTAAGCTACAACAACATTTCCATGATCCCAATAGAAATAGGATTACTTCAGAACCTGCAGCATTTGCATATCACGGGGAACAAAGTGGACGTTCTACCAAAACAGTTGTTTAAATGCATTA